The genomic region AAACTACTATGTGAGTGGGAAAAATGCAAACATAAAAAATATGATTAGATAGAATCCAATGAATTCTATGGAGCCAAGGGGCTccataagcaacaaattttttcctctttgcagGTAATAAAGTCTTAATGTCCTATGAGGAAATTGGTAGCCATGTTCATAGATAGACTTCCATTgttagtttgtttatttgtggtCGACACAGTGTTTTTAGGTATTTTAGTACATAATATgatttgttaaaaattttaacaaaaatatatatgttttcaaaagGGTAACTAGGATGTCCATCACCttacacttttaaaatttctttttggtgtgcCTATTCAATTTTTTCTCTTCCAACTATTTTGAGATATACAATGTCTTAATCCTAATTACATTAACTCCATTTTGCCATAAAACAGCAGAATAATTTCCTCTCTCAAACAATAATATTGTATCTATTGACAACCCTCTCACCAATCCCTCCTATTCTCACTGATGTCTGGAAATATCTGCTCTTCTATGAGATCAGCCAGATTCCTCTTATGAGTGACATGATACTATGTCTTTCTATGCttcacttatttcacttaataaaatGTCCTCCAGACCCACCCATATTGTCATCaatctcaggacttcatgcttttaCAGCTGAAGAATATTCCCTTTTTATTATACAACATATTTCTTCATTCATGAGTAATGAGTAGACACTTAGGTTGAGTCTTCATACAGACTACCGAAAAAATCTTGTAGTAAACTGACTCTGGGAGTGTTTTTCAATATGTTCATTTtattacatatgaatataaactTAATATTTGAATCCTAGATTCTGTGGTagctatagttttatttttctgatgaaCCACCATATTAGTCTCCATAATGTCTGTACTAACTTACCTTGTCACCATATCTGCACAACTATTCCATTTTCCCACACCATTGGCAACATTTGATATCCTTTTTCGTTctgatttttctgttgttttgttttggtttcagttttggtttttgtggGTGATAGTCTTTATATGCCATCCAGGATACCTTCCAATGAGGGTGCCCAAGCAATtgtcctgcctcagtgtccttaaTAGCTACAACTACAGGGTGCCACTATGCCTAcctattcattgatttttttattttcataacattCATTAATGATAATGAGCATTGTTTCAGATAGCTGTTGTCCATTCTATGTCTTACTTTtataaatttccatttaaaactCTATTCATCCATATTTCGAAGGCAATTGGATTAGAAGTCAGGATTTCATGCACGCTAGGCACTCTGATGCTGGAGCCACcttctagttatttttttcacaagttatttttgaaatagcatcttactttttgcccaggctgactttgagcaCAATCTTCTGTTTATACCTTCTACCATTGCTGGGCATACAGGTACATACAACCATATACACCTATGTGTTACAATGGTGGATCTCAggaatttttgcctggggtgaaCTGGAACTGTGTTTCTCCCAATTGAAGTTTCCCATTTAGCAAGCTTACAAATATAAGAATTcagttttgcccatttttaattgggttttaataattttaaaactaacgtggtatattctttatatatattttttgtatatttagcCCTTGGTCATATGTGTAGTTTGCaactattttcttccaaattgtaATTTGTTTCTTGGTTCTGTCGATTGTTTACTTTCGTATTCAAGAgaaattttttattcctttattccaatttacaaatttttcttttgtagctaGTGTGTTTGGTGGTAATATCCAAAGTGCATTGATGGAGCCAGTGTCCAAATAgttcttctatattttctgtgAAAGTTTCAGAGCTTTTGGACTTACATTTAGGTATTTAATCCAGTTTGTTTGATATTTGTAACTGATGATACTTAGTTTCTAGTTGCCTTCTTCTATTTAAAGCTTATTGATTTGAGAAATATGGGAGAACTGAAGAGTTTAGCACTAGACCAATGGCTATAGATTTAGAATATATGAAAGTTTCAgaaaaacatcatggcagaacTTTAAAAAGTTTACTTATGTCTTGGTGGATGGATTTATGGCATTCTACATGTCACCAAACAATGGCAGTCAGTAAAGTGTATTCAAATGTAGAAACTTGATTGATGATAGGTGAGGACAATTGTGAACCTGACATTtgtgcaaaaagaaaagagcatGTTGTGTTGACCTCAGAAACCTATTAATGAGAGTAATTGGTAGTGGCAATGTACAGATATTGGTGAGGAGTTTTTTTATAAAGCGAAAGGAAACTGAGACTACAGATGGAGCAATGTGAGAGTCCTGGAgataacttttttcctttaggGGAAGCTCATGCACATTTGATGTCAGGACATCAGACTTAGTTAACATCATACTATGACCTAAGTTAACCTGTGAATATTGCTAGATAAGGAATACAAAAATGTCAGCAGGAGTCCATCGCTTTCTGAATATTTACCCAGaactaaaacacaaaagaagtttttaaaatttccatgtcTTAGGTTCTATAAACACAGGGTATTAAAACAAGACCCACAATATATGCTATCAGAAGTCTTAGGTGTTATAAGAATTATTGTAATGAGACTTTGTTTATAGTAGTTTAATAAATATCAAGTCATTATTTTTAAGTTGATATGTGCTGTCATTTTCCAAAACAAGGATTgagaataaatgttaaatattcacatattaaaataactgactcaagttattacaagaGCAACTTcacacccatatttactgcaacactatttataataaccaagcaatggaaacagctaagatgccctacaatcaacgaatggattaagaaaatgaggtatttatacacaatagaattttactcagccacaaataagaatgaaattttgtcatttgcaagtaaatggatggaactagagaacatcatcttaaacaaagctaaccagactcagaaggccaaaaatcgcatgttctccctcttatgtgggagaaaaaatgcagtaatattattggatatgggtcacacgctaaggaaagaacacacatgggagaaatagggaaaggaaaccaaaaacttgaatgtggttcatgAGCTCCATGTTGAGTAGTAAATAACATAATCTTAATTGTTAGagtccactatgggaaggggaccaggaagaagtgaagaggtctggtagaaatgaaccaatgtgggttgcaagtgcatgaaagcaacactaagaatctctctgtaaagcTTTCTTTAcatcaaaatagcaaaaatgatatgtttttcttattatctcttatgttttctcttcaacaaaatcagagaaatagTGGGAGGAACAGTTCAGCCTGTAAGTAGGGGAAGGAGTGCctggtggcacaaacaatgtataaatatgttaataaatgtaaaaatgataaaataagaggagaaaaaaagtagaagattaaaaaaattaaataactgaagtaaaagcAGCAATGTGTTAAAACATATGAAGCTGAGTATAGTATGAGAAATCAACAACTTCTAAGCACAAGCATCCAGGCTTTCTGTGCACTTGCAGGAATAGGAATAATTGGAAGATTGTCAAGAGAAATGAAGGATACTAAGTGAAGTGTGCTTGCATATTTCCAAATCAGTAAATCATGAGGGAATTCATATATTTAATCAAAACAAATGACAGAGGACTGACACAGAGTAAGTGATTATGATGTCCTCTTTAGGTTAGAATATTATACAAAATTGAAGTAATGGATTTGAATTTAGCAAATTAATTCTCTCAGATTTTCATGAGAAAAAATTATGTACCATTTTACATAATGTTTATTGTTCAAAATATACAGCTCCCTTTCTTTTCAATCAAGAAACATTAAAGAGAATATTGTCTCAGTTATACTTACCATGGCAGGCAAATAGCTACCCAATTATCATCACTATCAGGAATATTTTGTGCAAAATTTGAGagcactgaaaataaatgaataagtatgaTGTAATCTCAAAAGTGCAATGATGAAAAGGCAATTTTGATTCAAAATGCATTGatgtcaaaaataagaaaatttatgtaataaattgtacatatgtatacatatgggTGATAAACAATGCATTGGATTTCTACGAAATTAAGGTTTTTGTCAAATACGTATAACAGTGACAAAATGTAATCACATTCATCTAATTTCCCTTTGTCTATACTAACAGGATATATGTTATATCTAAGACCCTACTGTAGAATGTGAACTAAACTTCTCTCCAAAGATCACTTTTTATAGGAATAATTTACCTTCATATGCTCAGATTGGCAGGACAAGTTTATTAAGATATAGAAATGTAATTTTGAGAGTCACCCTTCAAACTATGACCGAGATGCTATTTGTGGGACTCCAAGGAAATTTCTAAAGGTTCATTTATGAGCACTCAGGTTACTGTCTCTTATGTCATGTGCAGTTATAATACCTGTATGTGCTCAACTTCCTGGAACTACCTGGAGACACTGAGAAGAAAAAGTCCTTAAGAGGCCACCTCATGTAAGATTCAGTGAGGCCTGATGTCCAAATTCTATGTATTCCCAAATTCTCAAGCCATTGTAATGAAAGACTAAGAAATATGTTAATTTTCTCAGTACATTTTTACCATTTACTTTTCTTCAAGAACTgacagcatattttattttaaaagaggatttatttaaaagaacaaaCTCAAGCCACTGAAAAATCTTATTGTGTGacttttataaataatgaaattgtgTAAGGAAGATGTTAATATGACCACATAAGGAAACAATTTTCAAGGAACAGCTTAGTAATTGCAAAGTCACGTATGAAGGTTCATTTCATTTCTGTCTCAGTAGGTCTAACTGTGAGATCAAACATAACTGGACTGAACAATGGCAGTAGCCTGAATCCAGTTTTGTCACATGAACTTGAAATTGCTTAATACTTTCCCTACCTTATCCACCTTCTAAAATTTGCATCCTCAGAAACAGTTCCATTTGATTTTAGGAAAACTGATCACTCACCTTATGTTGTTTCTCAGTAGAATCAGAGCAATAATATGgagcacagagacagaaaatttttaaacaatattcCACAGATGATCAAAGTGCAAACCCAATTTTAAAgcataaattaaaatggaataacTCACTATATGATCTAGTAAATTTTGGAAGAACTTGGTGATAGAGTCAGGAATTCTGGTTCATAAGTTCTTCTGTCATTGTAAGTCATTCTGAACACACACGGCTACAAAGAAGACACAATTGCATTCCAACAATGGCATTCTTCAATGCTTCCTTCATTTTCCTGTTCCTTAAACTGTAGACAAAGGGATTCAGCATTTGAGGAATCACAATATACATAACTGAAGCTGTTATGTTTTTGGTGGAAGAGTAAGTAACTTCAGAACTCATGTACACTCCAAAAGCTGTCCCATAAAATAAGGAAACCACTAAAAGGTGAGAAGCACAGGTGGAAAATGCTTTATACCGTCCCTTCACTGATGGGATCTTCAAAATAGATGAGATGATTTGTGTGTATGAGAAAATAATACCAGAGAGAGGAACACCAGCAAATATGCTACTCCCCGAATATACAAGGATGTTATTAATGAGCGTATCAGAACAGGAGAGCCTGATCACTTGAAGAAGTTCACAGAAGAAGTGAGGGACTTCCACATCTGTGCAGAAAGAAAGCTGCAACATCATCAGGCTATGTAGTAGGGCATTTACTACAGTAATCAGGATGCAGAGTAGAAGGAGTAAAACACAGAAGCGTGGGTTCATGATCACAGTATACCTCAGAGGATGACAAATggccacatagcgatcataggccatcACTGCAAGGAGACAATTTTCTAAACCACAAAAAATCAGGACAAAACAGACTTGGGAGAGGCATCCTATGTAAGTGATGCTCTGAGTATGGCCTTGGATATTTACCAGAATCTTTGGGATTGTGGTGGTGCTTATGCAGATGTCAGTGAAGGACAGGGTGGAGatgaagaagtacatgggggtatGGAATTGGGAGTCAGAGCTGACAGCCAGAATTATAAGCAGGTTTCCTAGGATGGTTACCATGTATATGGTTAGAAATGTGCTGAAGATAAAGGAATGAAGTTCTGGAACATCTGGTATTCCTACAAGAAAGAATTCTCTAATGCTTGTCTGATTTGTGGATTCCATGCTGCTGCAGAATCTTATGGAAGAAATgaggtgaaaaaaatgaaatgaattttgtCTGTACATGAAATAACATCTCTGTATGTATATGTAGTACATATGAAAATCTTGTATAATTTTAAACTTAGGTTTGATAAGGTCTGGTGATGATGACTGGCAATGTATCTTTGAAACAAAACCACTCCTACTGAATTTGCTATCTCTAATCTTATAGAAGTCattcttagaaaatgaaaaattaccctatttttattatgaaatatataaatgtgCAAATCATTGCTTAccttctccctccattcctcttcTCTAGTCTTCTAACTTTCATTCACTTTTTACTGATTATCAACATATTTACACATATTATGGCAATTGATGAGAtgttaagaaaaaaaggacatgGATGTTCCTTTGAAATAAGTCCATATCTTCAGAAAGAAGCATAATAATGACCTTATCAAATTATCTTCTACAGTAATGGTCCCCAACTTTGGCATGCCTCAGAATCTTTCGAAGTGCTTATGAACTTACACATATATGAGTTAATGCTGTCAACCCTGGATAGCTATGAAGACATGTCTTGGATGTAAGTTGACAGTTGATAATGATCATGTTCAATGTCTCTTCATCTGACTTCTCAGTTCACTCTCTGTCTATCTCTGCTCATGCCTAACAATTTTCATTACAAAGTGATCATACAGGTTTCataattactattttaattttaacactTTCATCCTAAACATAGTGCTGAGGTTTCCCTGAATGAGAATTCACACGTGAACTTAATTGAAGCAAGTGGAGAGCATCCATCCAGGTGTATAGGACCATGAAGCTCACAAAAAAGCTTTAAAGAAGGCTTCACTTGAAGCATATAACCTTGCAATTCACAAGAATCTCCTTGAAAACAAAAGAAGTCTTCTTTATCAATAATTCATCATGAAGCTCACTACCATGTGGATGGCATTCtctcattttaagtgaaattcttCTTTAATGAGATAAGAAGtgtatcacaaaataaaataaatacaaaaccaaattagtagctatatgaaataaagaatgaaattcaaGGCACCattaaaaacagatgaaaattaaaaccaattCTAGTAGGTCTTTGAAAGAGAGAGATTAACAAGGTAACATGGACTTAGATAATAATGTCAAATACCGGAAATACCCTTGGGGGCAATGGTGTTCCACTCATGGGGAAGAGAGCAGGAGCTATgtcagaaatgatcattttgtgtAAGAGTAGCCCCACATATCATGAATTTAATCCAAGTTCCTAATTATCTTTAAGGCCTGGGTGTCCTCATTTCCTTTGTGGAATTTCCTCATAGATGTGTTAATTAGTGGTGGAGTAATAATCATTTGAAAAAACTGTATTTCTCCATTCATCATAGTGCatatcataaaaatttaaaattttttatgtgtAAATATTGCTGAATAAAGTTGTCTGATGGAGATACCTCAATGATGAAAAGTGGACAGAAAATATGCATCAAACACTGTGTGGATATGTAGGATCCTTGTTCTGACATAGCTTATCatccaagtgtgtgtgtgtgtgtgcatgacaATACATCTGGGAATTTTGACtcccagaagaaaaagaaattaaggaaagaatCATCAATGATTCCAAAATTCACTGTTCTAGgatatatgaaaattttatagcaatgaaaatgaattaagtaATGCAGAAATTAGACAATGatatatagaaattataaaacataattagCAAAAAACATTATATGAAAAAGTGTATGCCAtaagaatatttgaaatatttttgtatctGCAGAGGTTAGTATATTTTCACTGTGGGTCAAAGATTCATAATAGAAAGTAGAAAAGATAGAAATGGCATGGCGGTTCAGAGCCATAATCCCAGATAATTggaaggcagatatcaggaggatcaaggttgaagGCCAGGCAAAGTTATCCAGATTCTATCTGAACCAATAAGCCAGaaatggtggtgtgtgcctatttGCTAGCTTTGCAGGAAGCATGGGGAGAAGGATCATGATCCAATGCCAACCCTGGCCTATAACTTGAGAAGCAACCAAAAAATACCTGAAACAAAAATGTCTGGGGTAGGTTGAAGGAGTAAAGcaactgcctaccaagtgtgagatactgagttcaaactccaatacccttaatatgaaaaaaagagagtAGAGAGAATAAAAAGTGATGTATGTCCAtgagaaaactgtaaaacattaaCATAGTTTACCACCCTTGatctattacttttatttcaaaaaatactaGAATCTTATATAAAGCTCCACATCCCATGTGTTTGCacaaacttaaaatatttccttcccTCTAGAAAATTAACACACTACCCTGGTACACATTATTCTTCTACAGTTTTATTATATTTGATAGTATTCATTCAATCAATGTATCTGTCTTATGTTGAACTTTAAAGATTTTATGTAAGCATAATTCTactatatatgctatatataataagcattattaagtattttttacttaattttactGTATTTAGCCATCCTACATTGATTGTAACTACCACAGTATTCCACCATTCTGTCCCAGTACAATTCACCTCTACATTTTCTAACTGAGCAAGGCTGTGGTTGATGCTTTTTAATTATGACTATATATATGATGAAGATTTATGTGTAGGAGATGTTATGGCGTTGATGATGGCATCTTTGTGATGAGAAGAagaggaatgaaggaaaataacAAGGTCATGAATTCTGAATGCTACTTATTTTATTACTTCATTATAAAGACCTGAAACTGCTCAGAAAGTTAATATTGGTTAATCATAGAAAGTGCTGAGATGTAGTTGTGtgttattattgctattaatTGAACTCTGTGTCTCTATGTGATGCCCCTGCTTAAAATATTtgatagttttagaaagtaatacaTGAGGATTAGGAATCAGATATGTGAGTCTTTCTGCATCTAACCTCCTTCACAGACCCCAGAGAGAGAAGTACAAAAATCCGATGAATAAAGATGTATAAAGAATGGTCAGGAGATCAGTACACTCACGTTTAATGCAGCACTACTCAAaagagctaagctatggaaacagccaacatgccccactactgacgaaagaaaaaaatgtgatatatttgtgcaaaggaattttactcagccacaaagaagaatgaaatttttgcattcacaggtaaatggatggaactggagaacatcacatTAAGTTACCCAGGCTAAGATAGCCAAAAGCTGcatattctttctcatatgtggaatatagaactaaaagaaatgcagtagtattataaGAACACAGGTCAAACTAAAAGTAGGTCACAGACAGGAGAGATAGGCAAAGAAAGGAAActaaactaagaacttgaatgttgttgatgggctctctgtacaggaatgaataaagAAGTTTTAAACTGCCTGTGCCACCATAGGAAGGGGGCTATGGAGAAGTGGAGAGAATTAGAAGAAATAAACCAGCTaggtttatttacatatattacataatacatatatgcatgcatattccTAGGTCTTGATCTCAacctagcaaaaatgtcatgtttttcttttgatcttttacattttttttcttctacaaaatcagggaacaggagggcagaaaagaTAGAATAGGTTCTGCCTTTGGAGGTGTTGGCACTAGTGGGAGTGGGAGGTTGAGTGGAAAAGGgatagaaggatgaatatggtacaaaaatgtgtatacatgtatgtaaatccaaaaataatacctgttcaaactgttccaggaatctggggagggaggataaaagagagctgtggaggggataaattcaagtatggtatatttgatacattgtaacaaTCTTTGTAAATGCCCAATGTAcacccatccagcacaacaatagagaaaaaaataatgaagcaaaatAAGAGAAGAAGTTATTGCTATGTGATGAATTGCATCCACCCCAAAATTCTTGTGGTAAAACTGCAATACCTAATACCACAGAATATCACTATATTTGGTGGtgttattaaaaatgataattaatTAGAATGTGGCCATTTGTGTGAGTCATTATCCAATATGACTCTTGTCCTTAAAGACaaaggagataagaaagaatTTACAGAGGGAATTCTGACCATACTAAAACACAAGGAGAGGGCCAGATATTGTGGCATACACCTGATGGAACAAATACATGGGAAAGTAGAAGTtttgtagtctgaggccagccctggacaaaaagctTGCAaaactaactgaaaaataaactaatgcaaaaagggctggaggtatatcTCAAGGGAtgtagtgcctgctttgtaagtgcaaggccctgagttcaaaccccagtactatcaatggaaagaaaaaacacagcTAGAGATGGGCAATTACAAGCCATTGAGAAATGCTTTAGAAACCAAAATGGATGATATTTGGCCTTAGACATTCTACCTACAATTATGAGAACATAAACCTCTATTTTTGAATAATCTAGCTTGTGGTAGTTtgcaatagaaaaatagaaaaccaatTCATTGATCAACACCTCGACTCAACACCATCTCAGTAACTCAAGTAAATATGACGATATTTGAAAACATTCATCCTGTTTGAGAAAGGGAAGAATTCTGCTTTCGAGAAAATGGGCTATGCTCTTCTTGCAAGAATAAGGCCAGCCA from Castor canadensis chromosome 16, mCasCan1.hap1v2, whole genome shotgun sequence harbors:
- the LOC109679849 gene encoding olfactory receptor 7G1-like; translated protein: MESTNQTSIREFFLVGIPDVPELHSFIFSTFLTIYMVTILGNLLIILAVSSDSQFHTPMYFFISTLSFTDICISTTTIPKILVNIQGHTQSITYIGCLSQVCFVLIFCGLENCLLAVMAYDRYVAICHPLRYTVIMNPRFCVLLLLLCILITVVNALLHSLMMLQLSFCTDVEVPHFFCELLQVIRLSCSDTLINNILVYSGSSIFAGVPLSGIIFSYTQIISSILKIPSVKGRYKAFSTCASHLLVVSLFYGTAFGVYMSSEVTYSSTKNITASVMYIVIPQMLNPFVYSLRNRKMKEALKNAIVGMQLCLLCSRVCSE